From the Oceanobacillus kimchii X50 genome, the window TGATCATATGGGTTTGAAATAACTTCTGTACCTGCATCTGTAAACGCAGGTTCTGTCGGTGCTGGTAGCCCCTTACCTGGTTTATATGTCTTCTCGGATTGAATGACTTCCTCTATTTTTTGTTTGGTGTCTTCATCGTATATCCCAGAGACCAATAAATCTTCTTGTTGTATTTGAAAATCAGTTATAGCCCAAGTCACCTGTTCGTTATAGTTACCTTGATCAGAAAAGCTGTACCCTAACTGTTCGAGAAAATACTGAAGTGCAACTACCTGTTCTCCTTGATCTAGTTTTTGTAGAGGAGTTTTGGGTAACTTTTCATATTCTTGATTAGCTGTTACATCTTCTTCATCTGACGGATTCTCTGAATTATTTTGAGAAGATGAATTGGTATCATCATTAGATTGGCATGAGGTCATGAAAAATAGTAGTACACCGATCAATAGCAACAACCAAAGCAAACGTTGCATAATTAACGCTCCTAACTCTTACTATGTCATTTTCTGTTTCGAGGTGTGAAAGTGTGCGTAAAATTTATTCGACTAGCCTAAAATAGGATAAGGACATTCACACCCTGATAAGTCTTCATTATCATTATTACAGAAGTAAAAAACCAACGATTATGGAAGGCTCACTTTATATATATTTTGTTAATTTGTAAATAGAAATAATTAATTTTGCAGATTATATCTTCTCACATTTTTATGAGGTTGAGTAGCTAAAACTATAAGTAAGTAATTTCTGAATTTATAGCAAATTAAAGAGGGTTAGTTGATTTAGTGAAGGGTTTTGTTTTGAACCAGTGGCAAGTTAATTACCACTGATTCAAAACTAGAGGTAGCTTGATTAGTCTTTGAATTTCTCGGCAAATAGTTTAGCAATACCAATAATCGTTTTCGTGGATTTTTCCATATTTTGAACAGATATATATTCATATTTACCATGGAAATTCTCTCCACCGGTAAAGATATTTGGAGTTGGTAACCCCATATATGAGAGTTGGGATCCGTCCGTTCCCCCACGTACTGGTTGAATAATAGGATCGATATCTAATTGTTTCATAGCTTCACTAGCTATATCGACAATTTCTTTTACTGGCTCAATTTTCTCGCGCATATTATAATACTGATCTTCCATTTCCACTTGAATAGCATTCTCTCCATATTTACGTTGCAAGTCAGTAGCGAATTTTTGTAATGTCGCTTTTCGAGATTCGAACTTATTACGGTCATGATCACGTATAATGTAATAAACTTTGGTTTTCTCTACATCACCTTCGATAGATATTAAATGATAAAACCCTTCATATCCCTCTGTATGTTCGGGTGAATCCTGATCGGGAAATTTTGAGATAAATTCAGCAGCAATCTTCCCTGAATTGATCATTTTATTTTTTGCAGTTCCGGGGTGAACACTATTTCCGGTAAAAGTGATTCTTGCTGCTGCTGCATTAAAGCTTTCGTATTGAAGCTCTCCTAATGGCCCACCATCGATGGTATATGCGTATTTAGCGTTGAAACGAGTAACATCAAATTTGTGTGGACCACGTCCAATTTCTTCATCCGGTGTAAATGCAATACGAATGGTACCATGTTCTATTTCTGGATGTTGGATGAGGTACTGCATAGCTGTCATAATTTCAGCAATTCCTGCTTTATTGTCAGCTCCTAAAAG encodes:
- the pepT gene encoding peptidase T, which translates into the protein MQKQLINRLITYAKIDTQSDDQSSTTPSTPGQWDLIHYLQNELKEIGMQEIEVDEYGYLMATLPANTNNDIPTIGFLAHVDTATDFTGKNVNPQIIDYNGGDIVLNETLQVILSTKEFPELLTYKGHTLITTDGTTLLGADNKAGIAEIMTAMQYLIQHPEIEHGTIRIAFTPDEEIGRGPHKFDVTRFNAKYAYTIDGGPLGELQYESFNAAAARITFTGNSVHPGTAKNKMINSGKIAAEFISKFPDQDSPEHTEGYEGFYHLISIEGDVEKTKVYYIIRDHDRNKFESRKATLQKFATDLQRKYGENAIQVEMEDQYYNMREKIEPVKEIVDIASEAMKQLDIDPIIQPVRGGTDGSQLSYMGLPTPNIFTGGENFHGKYEYISVQNMEKSTKTIIGIAKLFAEKFKD